ATATAGGCGATGGGCGGCTCTTTCGTTCTGTTAAGCCGTCAGCGAACAATTCGCAGCTTTTGCAATTTGACGGGAATACCCGCCAGCCGGACGGTTGGCGGAGGCATAAACTCGTCGGCATCGAAAACAACTCTTGTCCCGGTTTTCCGGGCCTGCTCGGGCAGGTTGCAGGCGAAATAGCGCGTAGTTTCGTCCGCCCGAATATAAACCCAGCTGCTGGTTTGCGATTGATCCGCTTCGTTCACGACGATGCCCGACACTTCGTGCAGGTCTGTCGCTTTTTTCCATCCCGTGTAAGAGCGACAGTCGGCGCTGACCGGAACCTCCTGTTCCGAGGGCGTTTTCTGGCAGGTGGCCATTAATAGGGGCAGACTCAATACTAGCAGTAGCGTCTTCATGACGATAACGGTTTTAGGAATAAGACGCTCGAAAACGGGAAAAGGTTGGAGCCGTGCCAACACTGTTTTCAAGAAAAGACCCGCACAGTTTTAGCTGTGCGGGTCCGAAATAAAATAGGAAACGCGAAAATTAACCCAGTTTCACTTTCAGATTCTGATCCAGTGCTTCCAGGAAGTCTTCGGTGTTGAGGTAATGCTCACCGGCCGTCAGTTTGGTGCCTGCGGGGAACGCCGACAACGCCAGATCCTTCGTCATTTTGCCGCTCTCCACCGTTTCGATACAAACGGCTTCCAGCGCTTCGCAGAAGTCGATCAGGGGTTGGTTGCCGTCCAGTTTACCCCGGAACGCCAGACCGCGTGTCCAGGCAAAGATTGAGGCAATCGGGTTGGTAGAAGTCGGGTTGCCTTTCTGGTGCTCGCGGTAGTGGCGCGTTACCGTACCGTGGGCCGCTTCGGCTTCCATCGTTTTGCCGTCGGGCGTCACCAGTACAGATGTCATCAAACCGAGTGAACCAAAGCCCTGCGCAACGGTGTCCGACTGAACGTCACCGTCGTAGTTTTTACACGCCCAGACAAAGTTACCTTCCCATTTCAGGGCCGAGGCTACCATGTCGTCGATCAGGCGGTGTTCGTAGTGAACGCCTTTCGCCTTGAACTCGTTTTCGTAAATCTCCTGGAAAATATCCTTGAAACGACCGTCGTATTTCTTCAGGATCGTGTTTTTGGTCGAAAGGTACAGCGGCCAGCCTTTTTGCAGCGCCATGTTGAAACAAGCCTGCGCGAATCCGCGGATCGACTCGTCAACGTTGTACATACCCATAGCCACACCCGCACCTTTGAACTGGTAGACTTCAAATTCCTGAACGGTTCCGTCTTCGCCTTCGAACTTCATCGTCAGCTTCCCTTTGCCGGGTACAACGAAATCCGTGGCGCGGTACTGGTCACCAAACGCGTGACGACCTACGATGATCGGGGCCGACCAGTTGGTTACCAGGCGCGGAACGTTGTTGATAACAATCGGCTCGCGGAAAACCGTACCGTCCAGAATGTTCCGGATGGTACCGTTCGGCGATTTCCACATTTGTTTCAGATTGAATTCTTTAACGCGGTCTTCGTCGGGGGTAATGGTAGCGCACTTGATTCCAACACCGTATTCTTTGATGGCGTTGGCTGCGTCGATGGTCACCTGGTCATTGGTTTCGTCGCGGTATTCGACGCCCAGGTCGTAATATTTAATGTCAACGTCGATGTAAGGGAGGATCAGCTTGTCTTTGATAAACTTCCAGATAATGCGGGTCATTTCGTCGCCATCCAGTTCGACCACCGGATTAGCTACTTTAATTTTCTCCATTTGTTAGATGTCAATCAGTGAAACGATACAGGAAATCAGCCGCAAAGGTAACAATTCTGGCCGTAACGGGAAATGAAAGTTAACAAACCGGTCCGTGGGTGGATGGGGCCTCAAACCGTATATTTAAATAGGCTCCGGGCTGATTGTCAAATAAAATTGGGCTGGTTCTGTGGAAAACTTTACAAAAATTATTTTGTGCTGCTGGCAATTCCCGCTTTGCTGCGGGCTTTACCAAAACACTAAAGTTGCCTGATCGGCTGGACTGGCTCCGTCGGCACTGATCTCCAGATAACCCCGTACGTGGGGCGGGGCCACCAAGGACGCGCTAGATAAAGGACACC
This Larkinella insperata DNA region includes the following protein-coding sequences:
- a CDS encoding NADP-dependent isocitrate dehydrogenase, giving the protein MEKIKVANPVVELDGDEMTRIIWKFIKDKLILPYIDVDIKYYDLGVEYRDETNDQVTIDAANAIKEYGVGIKCATITPDEDRVKEFNLKQMWKSPNGTIRNILDGTVFREPIVINNVPRLVTNWSAPIIVGRHAFGDQYRATDFVVPGKGKLTMKFEGEDGTVQEFEVYQFKGAGVAMGMYNVDESIRGFAQACFNMALQKGWPLYLSTKNTILKKYDGRFKDIFQEIYENEFKAKGVHYEHRLIDDMVASALKWEGNFVWACKNYDGDVQSDTVAQGFGSLGLMTSVLVTPDGKTMEAEAAHGTVTRHYREHQKGNPTSTNPIASIFAWTRGLAFRGKLDGNQPLIDFCEALEAVCIETVESGKMTKDLALSAFPAGTKLTAGEHYLNTEDFLEALDQNLKVKLG